From a region of the Hippopotamus amphibius kiboko isolate mHipAmp2 chromosome 3, mHipAmp2.hap2, whole genome shotgun sequence genome:
- the CTTN gene encoding src substrate cortactin isoform X1, which translates to MWKASAGHTVSITQDDAGADDWETDPDFVNDVSEKEQRWGAKTVQGSGHQEHINIHKLRENVFQEHQTLKEKELETGPKASHGYGGKFGVEQDRMDKSAVGHEYQSKLAKHCSQVDSVRGFGGKFGVQVDRVDQSAVGFEYQGKTEKHASQKDYSSGFGGKYGVQSDRVDKSAVGFDYQGKTEKHESQRDYSKGFGGKYGIDKDKVDKSAVGFEYQGKTEKHESQKDYVKGFGGKFGVQTDRQDKCALGWDHQEKLQLHESQKDYKAGFGGRFGVQSERQDSCAVGFDYKERLAKHESQQDYSKGFGGKYGVQKDRMDKNASTFEDVATVASSYQKTVPVEAVTSKTSNIRANFENLAKEKEQEDRRKAEAERAQRMAKERQEQEEARRQLDEQARAQKPTPPASPTPQPAQERPPSSPVYEDATPVQAEPSYASEPEPVYTPEATEYQEAYAPEAVYESTEGPGHYQAEEGTYDEYENDLGITAIALYDYQAAGDDEISFDPDDIITNIEMIDDGWWRGLCKGRYGLFPANYVELRQ; encoded by the exons ATGTGGAAAGCCTCAGCCGGCCACACCGTGTCCATCACCCAGGACGACGCAGGAGCTGACGACTGGGAAACCGACCCCGATTTCGTG aatgacGTGAGTGAGAAAGAGCAGCGATGGGGGGCAAAAACCGTGCAGGGGTCTGGGCACCAGGAGCACATCAA CATCCATAAACTGAGAGAGAATGTGTTTCAAGAACACCAGACCCTCAAGGAGAAGGAGCTCGAGACGGGACCCAAAGCCTCACACGGCTACGGAGGGAAGTTTGGCGTGGAGCAGGACAGGATGGACAAA TCCGCCGTCGGGCACGAATACCAGTCGAAGCTCGCCAAGCACTGCTCGCAGGTTGACTCCGTCCGGGGGTTTGGAGGCAAGTTTGGTGTCCAGGTGGACAGAGTTGACCAG TCTGCTGTGGGCTTTGAGTACCAGGGCAAAACTGAAAAGCACGCCTCACAGAAAG ACTACTCGAGTGGCTTCGGTGGCAAGTATGGTGTGCAGTCTGACCGCGTGGACAAGAGCGCAGTGGGCTTTGACTACCAGGGCAAAACGGAGAAGCACGAGTCGCAGAGAG ATTACTCCAAAGGTTTTGGCGGCAAGTACGGTATCGACAAGGACAAGGTGGACAAGAGCGCGGTTGGCTTTGAGTATCAAGGCAAAACGGAGAAGCACGAGTCCCAGAAAG ACTATGTGAAAGGCTTCGGAGGGAAGTTCGGtgtgcagacagacagacaggacaAGTGTGCGCTTGGCTGGGATCACCAGGAGAAGCTGCAGCTGCACGAATCCCAGAAAG ATTATAAGGCTGGTTTCGGAGGCAGATTTGGTGTTCAGTCCGAGAGGCAGGACTCCTGTGCTGTGGGGTTTGATTACAAGGAGAGACTGGCCAAGCACGAGTCCCAGCAAG ACTACTCCAAGGGCTTCGGCGGGAAGTACGGGGTGCAGAAGGACCGCATGGACAAG AACGCTTCCACCTTTGAGGACGTTGCCACTGTGGCCTCCAGTTATCAGAAGACTGTGCCTGTGGAGGCAG TGACCAGCAAAACAAGTAACATCAGAGCGAACTTTGAGAACCTGGCGaaggagaaggagcaggaggaCAGGCGGAAGGCGGAGGCAGAGCGGGCACAGAGGATGGCCAAGGAGCGGCAGGAACAGGAGGAGGCGCGCAGGCAGCTGGAC GAGCAAGCCCGGGCCCAGAAGCCCACGCCCCCCGCGTCCCCCACGCCCCAGCCGGCTCAGGAGAGGCCACCTTCGAGCCCCGTCTACGAG GATGCGACTCCAGTCCAGGCTGAGCCGAGCTATGCCAGTGAGCCCGAGCCCGTGTACACCCCAGAGGCCACAGAGTACCAGGAGGCCTACGCCCCGGAGGCCGTCTATGAAAGCACAGAGGGCCCAGGCCACTACCAAGCAG AGGAAGGTACCTACGATGAGTATGAAAACGACCTAGGAATCACAGCCATCGCCCTCTACGACTACCAGGCTG CGGGCGATGACGAGATCTCCTTCGACCCCGACGACATCATCACCAACATCGAGATGATCGACGACGGCTGGTGGCGTGGGCTGTGCAAGGGCAGGTACGGGCTCTTCCCGGCCAACTACGTGGAGCTGCGGCAGTAG
- the CTTN gene encoding src substrate cortactin isoform X3: MWKASAGHTVSITQDDAGADDWETDPDFVNDVSEKEQRWGAKTVQGSGHQEHINIHKLRENVFQEHQTLKEKELETGPKASHGYGGKFGVEQDRMDKSAVGHEYQSKLAKHCSQVDSVRGFGGKFGVQVDRVDQSAVGFEYQGKTEKHASQKDYSSGFGGKYGVQSDRVDKSAVGFDYQGKTEKHESQRDYSKGFGGKYGIDKDKVDKSAVGFEYQGKTEKHESQKDYVKGFGGKFGVQTDRQDKCALGWDHQEKLQLHESQKDYSKGFGGKYGVQKDRMDKNASTFEDVATVASSYQKTVPVEAVTSKTSNIRANFENLAKEKEQEDRRKAEAERAQRMAKERQEQEEARRQLDEQARAQKPTPPASPTPQPAQERPPSSPVYEDATPVQAEPSYASEPEPVYTPEATEYQEAYAPEAVYESTEGPGHYQAEEGTYDEYENDLGITAIALYDYQAAGDDEISFDPDDIITNIEMIDDGWWRGLCKGRYGLFPANYVELRQ; this comes from the exons ATGTGGAAAGCCTCAGCCGGCCACACCGTGTCCATCACCCAGGACGACGCAGGAGCTGACGACTGGGAAACCGACCCCGATTTCGTG aatgacGTGAGTGAGAAAGAGCAGCGATGGGGGGCAAAAACCGTGCAGGGGTCTGGGCACCAGGAGCACATCAA CATCCATAAACTGAGAGAGAATGTGTTTCAAGAACACCAGACCCTCAAGGAGAAGGAGCTCGAGACGGGACCCAAAGCCTCACACGGCTACGGAGGGAAGTTTGGCGTGGAGCAGGACAGGATGGACAAA TCCGCCGTCGGGCACGAATACCAGTCGAAGCTCGCCAAGCACTGCTCGCAGGTTGACTCCGTCCGGGGGTTTGGAGGCAAGTTTGGTGTCCAGGTGGACAGAGTTGACCAG TCTGCTGTGGGCTTTGAGTACCAGGGCAAAACTGAAAAGCACGCCTCACAGAAAG ACTACTCGAGTGGCTTCGGTGGCAAGTATGGTGTGCAGTCTGACCGCGTGGACAAGAGCGCAGTGGGCTTTGACTACCAGGGCAAAACGGAGAAGCACGAGTCGCAGAGAG ATTACTCCAAAGGTTTTGGCGGCAAGTACGGTATCGACAAGGACAAGGTGGACAAGAGCGCGGTTGGCTTTGAGTATCAAGGCAAAACGGAGAAGCACGAGTCCCAGAAAG ACTATGTGAAAGGCTTCGGAGGGAAGTTCGGtgtgcagacagacagacaggacaAGTGTGCGCTTGGCTGGGATCACCAGGAGAAGCTGCAGCTGCACGAATCCCAGAAAG ACTACTCCAAGGGCTTCGGCGGGAAGTACGGGGTGCAGAAGGACCGCATGGACAAG AACGCTTCCACCTTTGAGGACGTTGCCACTGTGGCCTCCAGTTATCAGAAGACTGTGCCTGTGGAGGCAG TGACCAGCAAAACAAGTAACATCAGAGCGAACTTTGAGAACCTGGCGaaggagaaggagcaggaggaCAGGCGGAAGGCGGAGGCAGAGCGGGCACAGAGGATGGCCAAGGAGCGGCAGGAACAGGAGGAGGCGCGCAGGCAGCTGGAC GAGCAAGCCCGGGCCCAGAAGCCCACGCCCCCCGCGTCCCCCACGCCCCAGCCGGCTCAGGAGAGGCCACCTTCGAGCCCCGTCTACGAG GATGCGACTCCAGTCCAGGCTGAGCCGAGCTATGCCAGTGAGCCCGAGCCCGTGTACACCCCAGAGGCCACAGAGTACCAGGAGGCCTACGCCCCGGAGGCCGTCTATGAAAGCACAGAGGGCCCAGGCCACTACCAAGCAG AGGAAGGTACCTACGATGAGTATGAAAACGACCTAGGAATCACAGCCATCGCCCTCTACGACTACCAGGCTG CGGGCGATGACGAGATCTCCTTCGACCCCGACGACATCATCACCAACATCGAGATGATCGACGACGGCTGGTGGCGTGGGCTGTGCAAGGGCAGGTACGGGCTCTTCCCGGCCAACTACGTGGAGCTGCGGCAGTAG
- the CTTN gene encoding src substrate cortactin isoform X2, giving the protein MWKASAGHTVSITQDDAGADDWETDPDFVNDVSEKEQRWGAKTVQGSGHQEHINIHKLRENVFQEHQTLKEKELETGPKASHGYGGKFGVEQDRMDKSAVGHEYQSKLAKHCSQVDSVRGFGGKFGVQVDRVDQSAVGFEYQGKTEKHASQKDYSSGFGGKYGVQSDRVDKSAVGFDYQGKTEKHESQRDYSKGFGGKYGIDKDKVDKSAVGFEYQGKTEKHESQKDYVKGFGGKFGVQTDRQDKCALGWDHQEKLQLHESQKDYKAGFGGRFGVQSERQDSCAVGFDYKERLAKHESQQDYSKGFGGKYGVQKDRMDKNASTFEDVATVASSYQKTVPVEAVTSKTSNIRANFENLAKEKEQEDRRKAEAERAQRMAKERQEQEEEQARAQKPTPPASPTPQPAQERPPSSPVYEDATPVQAEPSYASEPEPVYTPEATEYQEAYAPEAVYESTEGPGHYQAEEGTYDEYENDLGITAIALYDYQAAGDDEISFDPDDIITNIEMIDDGWWRGLCKGRYGLFPANYVELRQ; this is encoded by the exons ATGTGGAAAGCCTCAGCCGGCCACACCGTGTCCATCACCCAGGACGACGCAGGAGCTGACGACTGGGAAACCGACCCCGATTTCGTG aatgacGTGAGTGAGAAAGAGCAGCGATGGGGGGCAAAAACCGTGCAGGGGTCTGGGCACCAGGAGCACATCAA CATCCATAAACTGAGAGAGAATGTGTTTCAAGAACACCAGACCCTCAAGGAGAAGGAGCTCGAGACGGGACCCAAAGCCTCACACGGCTACGGAGGGAAGTTTGGCGTGGAGCAGGACAGGATGGACAAA TCCGCCGTCGGGCACGAATACCAGTCGAAGCTCGCCAAGCACTGCTCGCAGGTTGACTCCGTCCGGGGGTTTGGAGGCAAGTTTGGTGTCCAGGTGGACAGAGTTGACCAG TCTGCTGTGGGCTTTGAGTACCAGGGCAAAACTGAAAAGCACGCCTCACAGAAAG ACTACTCGAGTGGCTTCGGTGGCAAGTATGGTGTGCAGTCTGACCGCGTGGACAAGAGCGCAGTGGGCTTTGACTACCAGGGCAAAACGGAGAAGCACGAGTCGCAGAGAG ATTACTCCAAAGGTTTTGGCGGCAAGTACGGTATCGACAAGGACAAGGTGGACAAGAGCGCGGTTGGCTTTGAGTATCAAGGCAAAACGGAGAAGCACGAGTCCCAGAAAG ACTATGTGAAAGGCTTCGGAGGGAAGTTCGGtgtgcagacagacagacaggacaAGTGTGCGCTTGGCTGGGATCACCAGGAGAAGCTGCAGCTGCACGAATCCCAGAAAG ATTATAAGGCTGGTTTCGGAGGCAGATTTGGTGTTCAGTCCGAGAGGCAGGACTCCTGTGCTGTGGGGTTTGATTACAAGGAGAGACTGGCCAAGCACGAGTCCCAGCAAG ACTACTCCAAGGGCTTCGGCGGGAAGTACGGGGTGCAGAAGGACCGCATGGACAAG AACGCTTCCACCTTTGAGGACGTTGCCACTGTGGCCTCCAGTTATCAGAAGACTGTGCCTGTGGAGGCAG TGACCAGCAAAACAAGTAACATCAGAGCGAACTTTGAGAACCTGGCGaaggagaaggagcaggaggaCAGGCGGAAGGCGGAGGCAGAGCGGGCACAGAGGATGGCCAAGGAGCGGCAGGAACAGGAGGAG GAGCAAGCCCGGGCCCAGAAGCCCACGCCCCCCGCGTCCCCCACGCCCCAGCCGGCTCAGGAGAGGCCACCTTCGAGCCCCGTCTACGAG GATGCGACTCCAGTCCAGGCTGAGCCGAGCTATGCCAGTGAGCCCGAGCCCGTGTACACCCCAGAGGCCACAGAGTACCAGGAGGCCTACGCCCCGGAGGCCGTCTATGAAAGCACAGAGGGCCCAGGCCACTACCAAGCAG AGGAAGGTACCTACGATGAGTATGAAAACGACCTAGGAATCACAGCCATCGCCCTCTACGACTACCAGGCTG CGGGCGATGACGAGATCTCCTTCGACCCCGACGACATCATCACCAACATCGAGATGATCGACGACGGCTGGTGGCGTGGGCTGTGCAAGGGCAGGTACGGGCTCTTCCCGGCCAACTACGTGGAGCTGCGGCAGTAG
- the CTTN gene encoding src substrate cortactin isoform X4 produces MDKSAVGHEYQSKLAKHCSQVDSVRGFGGKFGVQVDRVDQSAVGFEYQGKTEKHASQKDYSSGFGGKYGVQSDRVDKSAVGFDYQGKTEKHESQRDYSKGFGGKYGIDKDKVDKSAVGFEYQGKTEKHESQKDYVKGFGGKFGVQTDRQDKCALGWDHQEKLQLHESQKDYKAGFGGRFGVQSERQDSCAVGFDYKERLAKHESQQDYSKGFGGKYGVQKDRMDKNASTFEDVATVASSYQKTVPVEAVTSKTSNIRANFENLAKEKEQEDRRKAEAERAQRMAKERQEQEEARRQLDEQARAQKPTPPASPTPQPAQERPPSSPVYEDATPVQAEPSYASEPEPVYTPEATEYQEAYAPEAVYESTEGPGHYQAEEGTYDEYENDLGITAIALYDYQAAGDDEISFDPDDIITNIEMIDDGWWRGLCKGRYGLFPANYVELRQ; encoded by the exons ATGGACAAA TCCGCCGTCGGGCACGAATACCAGTCGAAGCTCGCCAAGCACTGCTCGCAGGTTGACTCCGTCCGGGGGTTTGGAGGCAAGTTTGGTGTCCAGGTGGACAGAGTTGACCAG TCTGCTGTGGGCTTTGAGTACCAGGGCAAAACTGAAAAGCACGCCTCACAGAAAG ACTACTCGAGTGGCTTCGGTGGCAAGTATGGTGTGCAGTCTGACCGCGTGGACAAGAGCGCAGTGGGCTTTGACTACCAGGGCAAAACGGAGAAGCACGAGTCGCAGAGAG ATTACTCCAAAGGTTTTGGCGGCAAGTACGGTATCGACAAGGACAAGGTGGACAAGAGCGCGGTTGGCTTTGAGTATCAAGGCAAAACGGAGAAGCACGAGTCCCAGAAAG ACTATGTGAAAGGCTTCGGAGGGAAGTTCGGtgtgcagacagacagacaggacaAGTGTGCGCTTGGCTGGGATCACCAGGAGAAGCTGCAGCTGCACGAATCCCAGAAAG ATTATAAGGCTGGTTTCGGAGGCAGATTTGGTGTTCAGTCCGAGAGGCAGGACTCCTGTGCTGTGGGGTTTGATTACAAGGAGAGACTGGCCAAGCACGAGTCCCAGCAAG ACTACTCCAAGGGCTTCGGCGGGAAGTACGGGGTGCAGAAGGACCGCATGGACAAG AACGCTTCCACCTTTGAGGACGTTGCCACTGTGGCCTCCAGTTATCAGAAGACTGTGCCTGTGGAGGCAG TGACCAGCAAAACAAGTAACATCAGAGCGAACTTTGAGAACCTGGCGaaggagaaggagcaggaggaCAGGCGGAAGGCGGAGGCAGAGCGGGCACAGAGGATGGCCAAGGAGCGGCAGGAACAGGAGGAGGCGCGCAGGCAGCTGGAC GAGCAAGCCCGGGCCCAGAAGCCCACGCCCCCCGCGTCCCCCACGCCCCAGCCGGCTCAGGAGAGGCCACCTTCGAGCCCCGTCTACGAG GATGCGACTCCAGTCCAGGCTGAGCCGAGCTATGCCAGTGAGCCCGAGCCCGTGTACACCCCAGAGGCCACAGAGTACCAGGAGGCCTACGCCCCGGAGGCCGTCTATGAAAGCACAGAGGGCCCAGGCCACTACCAAGCAG AGGAAGGTACCTACGATGAGTATGAAAACGACCTAGGAATCACAGCCATCGCCCTCTACGACTACCAGGCTG CGGGCGATGACGAGATCTCCTTCGACCCCGACGACATCATCACCAACATCGAGATGATCGACGACGGCTGGTGGCGTGGGCTGTGCAAGGGCAGGTACGGGCTCTTCCCGGCCAACTACGTGGAGCTGCGGCAGTAG